A portion of the Cellulophaga algicola DSM 14237 genome contains these proteins:
- the hpf gene encoding ribosome hibernation-promoting factor, HPF/YfiA family, with product MQIIYEYHDVASSDRLEAMAKQKLDNLKEKYDMLIRADVFFKEENTSSDETGKICNIRLSLPGPRLFAESSHDNFESSISESINELERQLRKRKEKIQQH from the coding sequence ATGCAGATAATATATGAATACCACGATGTTGCTTCTAGTGATCGACTAGAGGCAATGGCAAAACAAAAATTAGATAATTTAAAAGAGAAATATGACATGCTGATTAGAGCTGATGTCTTTTTTAAAGAAGAAAACACCTCTTCGGATGAAACAGGGAAAATTTGTAACATTAGATTAAGTTTACCTGGCCCGCGTTTATTCGCGGAGTCTAGTCATGATAATTTTGAAAGTTCTATAAGTGAATCTATAAATGAATTAGAGCGACAGCTAAGAAAACGGAAAGAGAAAATACAGCAGCACTAA
- a CDS encoding VOC family protein encodes MNVQAYLAFNGNCQEALSFYGDIFNAEIKNRQTYEDKKIDVPGNYRGKLQHAELKGKGVHFMAYDAAPDTPINSGSQIHMSVDLDTVDEAEKVFKELSKGGQVHHEFGEREWGHFGRCSDQYGIGWMVNCDK; translated from the coding sequence ATGAACGTACAAGCATATTTAGCCTTTAATGGCAATTGTCAAGAAGCCCTAAGTTTTTACGGGGATATATTTAACGCAGAAATTAAAAATCGTCAAACCTATGAGGATAAAAAAATAGACGTACCTGGTAATTATCGGGGAAAACTACAGCATGCAGAACTTAAAGGGAAAGGCGTACATTTTATGGCGTATGATGCAGCTCCAGACACCCCAATAAATAGCGGAAGTCAGATTCATATGAGTGTTGATTTAGATACCGTTGACGAAGCAGAAAAAGTATTTAAGGAACTCTCAAAAGGAGGACAGGTCCATCATGAATTTGGAGAAAGAGAATGGGGCCATTTCGGTAGATGTAGTGACCAATACGGAATTGGTTGGATGGTAAATTGTGATAAATAA
- a CDS encoding lipid-binding SYLF domain-containing protein, whose product MKTLKTILLGAILFTSFSGFSQTDKEAKIMKDAEKVKIKMVKTDKGLKTFMDNSTAYVIFPNVGEGALIIGGASGNGVVYENRKPIGFADLKKLDIGLQAGGQALSEIIFFETEEALAKFKDDELTFSAEASAVILESGASKNANYSDGVVVFAMPKAGVMADLSVGGQRLSYESFDDRSEK is encoded by the coding sequence ATGAAAACTTTGAAAACAATATTATTAGGAGCAATACTTTTTACATCATTCAGCGGATTTTCTCAAACAGACAAAGAAGCAAAAATCATGAAAGATGCAGAAAAAGTAAAAATTAAAATGGTGAAGACCGATAAAGGATTGAAAACTTTTATGGATAATTCTACAGCTTATGTAATCTTCCCAAATGTAGGTGAAGGCGCTTTGATTATCGGTGGAGCTTCTGGAAACGGGGTTGTGTATGAAAATAGAAAACCAATTGGTTTCGCTGATTTAAAAAAATTAGATATTGGACTACAAGCTGGTGGACAAGCATTATCTGAAATTATTTTCTTTGAAACAGAAGAAGCATTGGCAAAATTTAAGGATGATGAACTTACATTTTCTGCAGAAGCATCTGCTGTAATTTTAGAATCGGGAGCATCTAAAAACGCTAATTACAGTGATGGTGTAGTTGTATTTGCAATGCCTAAAGCTGGAGTTATGGCTGATTTATCTGTTGGCGGACAACGTTTGAGTTACGAGTCTTTTGATGATCGTTCTGAAAAATAA
- a CDS encoding porin family protein, which produces MKKVVALLVFMTAGSSLFAQSWSDKFQLGVKGGANFATVVGDDFNSPDSRTSFYAGLVAEAPITETFSIQPEVFYSGQGFDLSNNNDGIDAQYKLDYIQVPLLLKVYLIDGLNIHAGPQFGFKVNEQIDFDPSNGGGEIDTNSTEDFDFQLTSGVEYKFAESFFVQARYTYGFSELIKDADIHTSYVSAGVGFMF; this is translated from the coding sequence ATGAAAAAAGTAGTAGCATTATTAGTATTTATGACGGCTGGTTCCTCGTTATTTGCACAATCATGGTCAGACAAATTTCAACTTGGTGTTAAAGGTGGTGCCAACTTTGCTACCGTAGTTGGTGATGACTTTAATAGTCCAGATAGCAGAACCAGTTTTTACGCAGGTCTTGTTGCAGAAGCGCCAATAACAGAAACATTTTCAATTCAGCCAGAGGTATTTTATTCTGGACAGGGTTTTGATTTGAGCAATAATAATGATGGAATTGATGCACAATATAAACTAGATTACATTCAAGTACCTTTACTATTAAAGGTTTATTTGATTGATGGTTTAAACATTCATGCAGGACCACAATTTGGTTTCAAGGTCAACGAACAAATAGATTTTGATCCGTCTAATGGTGGTGGTGAAATTGATACAAATTCAACAGAAGATTTTGATTTTCAACTTACTTCAGGTGTAGAATATAAATTTGCCGAATCGTTTTTTGTTCAAGCAAGATATACCTACGGATTTTCTGAATTAATTAAAGATGCTGATATCCACACTTCTTATGTTTCTGCCGGTGTTGGTTTTATGTTTTAA
- a CDS encoding CsbD family protein, giving the protein MNTTQLEGKWKQVKGQFKQKYGDLTDNDLTYAEGKFDEMIGKLQEKTGKKKEELEKEINEL; this is encoded by the coding sequence ATGAATACGACACAATTAGAAGGTAAATGGAAACAAGTAAAAGGTCAGTTTAAACAAAAATACGGTGATTTAACCGATAATGATTTGACTTATGCCGAGGGAAAATTTGATGAGATGATAGGAAAACTTCAAGAAAAAACAGGCAAGAAAAAAGAAGAGCTTGAAAAAGAAATTAATGAATTATAA